One Candidatus Krumholzibacteriia bacterium DNA window includes the following coding sequences:
- a CDS encoding glycosyltransferase family 4 protein → MQRSIFIVSEDLVEPWDEGIKKFTVSIGRALAPDHDVRVVNVDRGGLAAAKNGTGADSIHNLPGSRTFVNVALRREMTAARPDAVVYVPSPSDTVASFLRAFALRRHAPRARVGMVGLIPRRHGRALRPLLQGAAPHRIFVPSYVSLLHLCDLGLAGSILPVGVDLATFRPGADGEKQRLRREHGIAEEAFVYLHVGHLSPKRNLGVLAKIAGLPGAMVVVVGSTSTPEDARLRDELESAGVRVIRKFVPVHEFYRMADAYVFPTVDSEGCVEIPLSVLEALASGIPVLARPFGGLRDFIAPGDDVRYFDTDDELFAHAVALQRGPAPAVRSMEPFAWRRVAEQLLGELMGRTGDRP, encoded by the coding sequence ATGCAACGCAGTATCTTCATCGTTTCAGAAGACCTCGTCGAACCGTGGGACGAGGGTATCAAGAAGTTTACCGTGTCCATCGGACGGGCGCTGGCGCCGGATCATGATGTGCGCGTGGTGAACGTGGACCGCGGCGGACTTGCCGCGGCAAAAAACGGGACGGGCGCGGATTCCATCCACAACCTTCCCGGCTCGCGCACCTTCGTGAACGTGGCGCTGCGCCGCGAAATGACCGCCGCCAGACCCGACGCGGTCGTCTACGTCCCCTCGCCCTCCGACACCGTGGCCAGCTTTCTGCGCGCCTTCGCGCTGCGCCGCCACGCGCCGCGCGCGCGCGTGGGCATGGTGGGGCTGATCCCGCGCCGTCACGGGCGCGCACTGCGGCCGCTGCTGCAGGGAGCGGCGCCACACCGCATCTTCGTGCCTTCGTATGTGTCGCTGCTGCACCTGTGTGATCTCGGGCTGGCGGGAAGCATCCTCCCGGTTGGCGTGGATCTGGCTACGTTCCGGCCGGGCGCGGACGGCGAGAAGCAGCGCCTGCGGCGTGAACACGGCATTGCGGAGGAGGCGTTCGTGTACCTGCATGTGGGGCACCTGAGCCCCAAACGCAACCTGGGTGTGCTGGCAAAGATTGCCGGGCTGCCGGGCGCAATGGTTGTCGTGGTGGGGAGCACCAGCACGCCCGAGGACGCGCGCCTGCGCGACGAACTCGAATCGGCGGGGGTGCGCGTAATCCGGAAATTTGTCCCCGTGCACGAGTTCTACCGCATGGCCGACGCCTACGTGTTTCCCACCGTGGACAGCGAGGGCTGCGTGGAGATTCCGCTCTCCGTGCTGGAGGCGCTGGCCAGCGGCATCCCGGTGCTGGCGCGCCCCTTCGGCGGATTGCGTGACTTCATCGCCCCGGGGGACGACGTGCGTTACTTCGACACCGACGACGAACTTTTCGCCCACGCGGTTGCGTTGCAACGCGGACCCGCGCCGGCGGTGCGCAGCATGGAGCCGTTTGCGTGGCGCCGCGTGGCGGAACAGTTGCTGGGCGAACTCATGGGCAGGACGGGGGACCGGCCGTGA